Part of the Novosphingobium sp. ZN18A2 genome, TCGGTGACAGCAAGGTCGATGCCCATGCTGCCGCCGCGGCTGCGTCTCCGTTCCTTCTTTACCAGGCAGGATACGGGAAAGACGAATGTGCGTTTGTCGCGAGCGAGCATCGTTTTACGGATTTCGGTGAGTTACCGGCACTGATCGCCCGACATGCCGGATAGAAACGCTTTGCGGTTTACGCGATCGCCCCGGCCAATGATTTAGGAACACTTTTGGCAGGGCGGCACAGCCTGCCAAATGCAACTTGCCTAGGGGGGGCTATCTGCTAGTGACCGAGCACAAAAGGACGGTTCAAAACCAAGGTCATATGCCAATCGCGATCAATCAATCCCCGAAGGCCGGATGGGCCACGCGTGCACGTCACGCATTAGCAATTTTGGCTGCAGCTTCAATGACCGTGGCGCCTGTCGCAGGCTATGCGCAGTCTACGGATACGCAGGATTACTCCAATCCATATGACATGACGCCGTCGACCACGGATACGACGACATCCTCGACCGACACAAGCCAGACTCAGACTGCTATGCCGTCGACAACGACCACCGATTCCAGCACGATCCAGCAAACGCAGGTCGGCGTGGTTCCCGGAATGCCGGTAGCAACGGGTTCCGTGCCCGTGCCTTCCAGCTCCACGGGCATAACGCCCAATATAAGACAACCGCCCGAACCGAACGAGTTTGAAACCTACGTCGAGGACCAGCTTGGCAAACCCCTGCCACGCTTCGGAGCAAGTCTCATCGTTCCGTCGACCCGCGACTTTACCGTGCCGGCCACGACAACTGTGCCGCCTGCCTACATCCTGCAACCCGGCGATACGGTTTTCATCGGGCTTTCGGGATCGCTGGACGGATCGGTTGAGCGCACCATCGACAATGACGGCAACATCTTCCTTGAAAAAGTCGGTTCGGTCCATTTGGCGGGCGTACGCTATTCCGATCTCAAGACTGCGATCAAGAAGGCTGTGGGAACGCAATACCGTGGCTTTTACGTAAGCGTTTCAGTTAAGCAATTGCACGGCATCCAGGTCTACGTAACCGGATTTGCCAACAATCCGGGAAGCTACACGGTCAATAGCCTGTCGACTCTGTTGAATGCCGTTCTGGCTGCCGGCGGGCCATCGTCTGGCGGCAGTTTCCGTTCGATCAAGCTCTATCGCAACGGCGAACTTGTCAGCGACTTCGACCTCTATGACCTCTTGTTGAAGGGCGACAAATCGAAGGACGTCCTGCTGCAGAACGAAGACGTTATCCGTATCGAACCGGTGGGCGAGCAAATGGCCGTAACCGGAAGCGTCAATCGCGAGGCGATTTACGAAGCTAGGCCGGGCGAAACGCTTGCGGACGTTATGCGCTATGCCGGCGGGTTCAACAATCTTGCCGATCGTAGCCGCATTATCCTCTATCGCCTTTCCGAAGCGAGCCGCGGCGGCATTGAAGTTGCGGCGTCCGACATGGCGGCCACGTCAGTCAACCCGGGTGATATCATCCAGGTGCTTTCTATGGGCTCGCTAGTCCATCCGCTGGACGCCAAGTCCGTGCTGGTGCGCATCGACGGTGAGGTAGAAAAGCCCGGCAACTATTACGTCCAGCCCGGCGCCACGATCGACGATATCGTAAAGCTGGCTGGCGGACTTACCTCGCAGGCCTATCTTTATGGCACCGTCTTTGAGCGAAAATCGGTAAAGCTGCAGCAACGCGCCAGTTATGATGAGGCGTTGAGCCAGCTTGAACTATCGCTCTCAGCCGCGCCGCTAACGTCGGAATCTGGCTTGGACCAGTTCGGTCCGCAGCAGTTGGCGGCGGCGCAGAACGTCATACAGAGGTTGCGCGCGGCGCAGCCCAACGGCCGCGTTGTCTTGCCGATCTCGTACCAGTCGCCGCAATTGCCTGGGAACCTGGCCCTTCAAGACAACGATTCGATCTATATCCCTCCTCGCCCGACGACGGTTGGCGTGTTCGGCGCGGTTTTCCGTCCCGCGTCCATCCTGATGCACGACCGGCCGATGAAGGTTCGTGATTACCTGAATGAAGCCGGCGGCCCGATCTCGGCAGCGGACAAGGGGCAGACCTTCCTTGTCCGGGCGAGCGGCGAAGTCGTTTCAAAGCATCGTGACGTGATGGGCGCCATCGTTCATCCGGGTGACGTGATATTCGTGCCGGTCAAGGCCCATGCAAACCGCTTCTGGATGCATTTCCGCTCTATTGCGCAATTTATTCTGGGCGCGGGCGTGTCCGCCGCCACCATCGTGAGGGTCACCAATTGAGTCCGCCCGCCTCGTTGCTCGATCTGATCACTCGGCGGCGCTGGTTCCAGCGCAACGGACTGCGGCGCACGATCTTCGGCGTGATAGCTGCCATACTGGCTGTCTTGAGTCTGTTTCCTCGGCAACAGGTCGCGACCGTCGTTCTTGCACCCCAGGAAACGAACACAGCGGGCCTCGCCGCGATTCTCGCCCAATTGGGGGGCGGAAGCTATGCCGCTTTTTTGGCAAATACTTTGCCAGTTGAGGTCGATCTCGCAATTGCCCGCAGTTATGATGTCCAAAAGGCCACGCTTAGGAAACTAGGCGTCAAGGATGACGAGACTACGGACGCATTTCAGGATGCATTGGATGATCTGACGGATCAGACGGAAATCGATGCTATTCGGGGCAATCTCGTCCAAATTTCGGTGAAATCCGACAGTGGCGTCGATGCGATGAAGACAGTTGAAGCTTACACGCAGGCAATGCGTGACCGTTTGGTAGAGCTCAGCCGTGCCTCAACCAACCTGAAGCAGAGTATCCTCGAACAAAGATATAGGTCGGCCAGTGATCGACTTAATCATGCGAAGGATGCCATTACCGTCTTTCGTGCGAAGAACAAACTTGTTGATCCTGACGCACAAGTAAATATAGCTATCAGCCAACTGGCTACTTTGCAAGGACAACTGCAGGCAAAGCAG contains:
- a CDS encoding SLBB domain-containing protein, producing MPIAINQSPKAGWATRARHALAILAAASMTVAPVAGYAQSTDTQDYSNPYDMTPSTTDTTTSSTDTSQTQTAMPSTTTTDSSTIQQTQVGVVPGMPVATGSVPVPSSSTGITPNIRQPPEPNEFETYVEDQLGKPLPRFGASLIVPSTRDFTVPATTTVPPAYILQPGDTVFIGLSGSLDGSVERTIDNDGNIFLEKVGSVHLAGVRYSDLKTAIKKAVGTQYRGFYVSVSVKQLHGIQVYVTGFANNPGSYTVNSLSTLLNAVLAAGGPSSGGSFRSIKLYRNGELVSDFDLYDLLLKGDKSKDVLLQNEDVIRIEPVGEQMAVTGSVNREAIYEARPGETLADVMRYAGGFNNLADRSRIILYRLSEASRGGIEVAASDMAATSVNPGDIIQVLSMGSLVHPLDAKSVLVRIDGEVEKPGNYYVQPGATIDDIVKLAGGLTSQAYLYGTVFERKSVKLQQRASYDEALSQLELSLSAAPLTSESGLDQFGPQQLAAAQNVIQRLRAAQPNGRVVLPISYQSPQLPGNLALQDNDSIYIPPRPTTVGVFGAVFRPASILMHDRPMKVRDYLNEAGGPISAADKGQTFLVRASGEVVSKHRDVMGAIVHPGDVIFVPVKAHANRFWMHFRSIAQFILGAGVSAATIVRVTN